From Candidatus Hydrogenedentota bacterium, a single genomic window includes:
- the rpoC gene encoding DNA-directed RNA polymerase subunit beta', with protein MSKYIATTGDRFDAIQIRLASSEDILKWSRGEVKKPETINYRTFKPEKDGLFCERIFGPVKDWECACGKYKKVKHRGIVCDRCGVEVTESKVRRERMGCIKLAVPVTHIWFFKTTPSSIGNLLDLSIRVLERIIYFENYIVVDAGDTSLSKMQTLTEDEFQDAREQWGDRFVAKMGAEAIKMLLEEIDIEQLSAELHALLSTTTSMQARAKAIKRLKVVEAIRKSGNSAAWMVLDVVPVIPPDLRPLVPLEGGRYATSDLNDLYRRVINRNNRLKRLIELRAPEVILRNEKRMLQEAVDALFDNGRHGRTVLGAGNRPLKSLSDMLKGKQGRFRQNLLGKRVDYSGRSVIVVGPELKLHQCGLPKKMALELFEPFIIRELKERGHATTIKAAKKVIAQGREEVWDILEEVIKDHPVLLNRAPTLHRLGIQAFEPVLIEGKAIRIHPLVCAAFNADFDGDQMAVHVPLMPGAQLEARLLMLSATNIFSPSNGRPIVTPSQDIVLGISYMTKLRKGAKGGWQAEWTKDGKILQPGRVYRDTASVVLAHEMGEADLHAGVKVHYEGEIIDTTVGRVLLKEALPPEISLKDVNRELDKGSIGDVIANAYAKLGHSKTVELLDALKRVGFKHATLAGISIGVVDMLVPEEKKTLIDTAKAEVGRIDEMYQNGLITEGERYNKVIDQWTTTTEAVSAAMMKSMSDNDQGFTGIYLMLTSGARGTKQQIRQLAAMRGLMAKPSGDIIESPITSNFREGLTVLEYFISSHGARKGLADTALKTADAGYLTRRLVDVAQDVVIEEQDCGTLNGIWVESLMDGTESIQPLEERIVGRHALDDILVPGETEPIVRASEEITEEKANAIVGKGLPGVKIRSVLTCQSKRGVCQFCYGTNLATNKLVELGEAVGIIAAQSIGEPGTQLTMRTFHIGGAASRQVEASEIKAIDSGALQYRNVRTAENREGKLVAVNRGGEMAVLDPEEKELQRWGVPPGAHLLVEDGQKVRKGQTIFTWDPYNVAIVAEASGVVHLEGMVEGVTVRKDINPDTGIEERVVTEHKQDLHPQIIILGKQGEVLAYATVPAQTHVMVANGDKVLAGDLLAKTPRQFSKTKDITGGLPRVAELFEARMPKDPAVISHIDGVVELGGATKGMRKVKVVPPIGKEREYTIPPGKHLNVQAGDRVYAGQRLTDGPVIPNDILEVQGEDALRKYLLDEIQQVYRLQGVRTNDKHIEVIIRQMLRKVRIKDDPGDTPFLAAEEVDKIRFQDTNEQTRQKGGRPAEAEPILQGITKAALSTESFIAAASFQQTTRVLTDAALSGKRDFLRGLKENVIIGHLIPAGTGSRHYQNTHVELVEDQVQDFAEDLEVGPATETLEDLLS; from the coding sequence TTGTCCAAGTATATAGCGACAACCGGCGACCGTTTCGACGCGATCCAGATTCGCCTGGCCTCTTCGGAAGACATCCTGAAATGGTCGCGCGGCGAAGTGAAGAAGCCGGAGACGATCAATTACCGGACGTTCAAGCCGGAAAAAGACGGCTTGTTTTGCGAACGCATTTTCGGTCCGGTGAAGGACTGGGAGTGCGCGTGCGGCAAGTACAAGAAGGTGAAGCACCGCGGCATCGTGTGCGATCGCTGCGGCGTTGAGGTGACGGAATCGAAAGTGCGCCGCGAGCGCATGGGCTGCATCAAGCTGGCCGTGCCCGTCACGCACATCTGGTTTTTCAAGACCACGCCGTCGAGCATCGGCAACCTGCTTGATCTCTCGATCCGCGTGCTCGAACGGATCATCTATTTCGAGAACTACATCGTCGTCGATGCCGGCGACACCAGCCTCTCGAAGATGCAAACCCTCACCGAAGACGAGTTCCAGGACGCGCGCGAACAGTGGGGCGACCGGTTCGTCGCGAAGATGGGCGCGGAAGCGATCAAGATGCTGCTTGAGGAGATCGACATCGAGCAGTTGAGCGCGGAACTCCACGCGCTGTTGTCCACGACGACGAGCATGCAGGCGCGCGCGAAGGCGATTAAGCGTCTCAAGGTCGTCGAGGCGATCCGCAAGTCGGGTAACAGCGCGGCGTGGATGGTGCTCGACGTTGTGCCGGTGATCCCGCCGGATTTGCGCCCGCTGGTGCCTCTCGAAGGCGGACGTTACGCAACGAGCGATCTGAACGATCTGTACCGCCGCGTCATCAACCGGAACAACCGGTTGAAGCGGCTCATCGAGTTGCGCGCGCCGGAAGTCATTCTGCGAAACGAAAAGCGCATGTTGCAGGAAGCGGTCGACGCGCTCTTCGACAACGGGCGTCACGGCCGCACCGTGCTTGGCGCGGGCAACCGTCCGCTTAAGTCTCTCAGCGACATGCTTAAAGGCAAGCAGGGGCGTTTCCGTCAAAACCTGCTCGGCAAGCGCGTGGACTATTCGGGCCGTTCGGTGATCGTTGTCGGTCCCGAACTCAAGCTGCACCAGTGCGGTTTGCCGAAGAAGATGGCGCTCGAGCTGTTCGAGCCGTTCATCATCCGCGAACTCAAGGAGCGCGGTCACGCCACGACGATCAAGGCCGCGAAGAAGGTCATTGCGCAGGGCCGCGAAGAGGTGTGGGACATCCTCGAAGAAGTGATCAAGGATCACCCCGTACTCTTGAACCGCGCGCCCACGCTGCACCGTCTCGGCATTCAGGCGTTCGAGCCGGTGCTGATTGAAGGCAAGGCCATCCGCATTCATCCGCTCGTATGCGCGGCGTTCAACGCCGACTTCGACGGCGACCAGATGGCCGTTCACGTGCCGCTTATGCCGGGCGCGCAGCTCGAAGCGCGCCTGTTGATGCTGTCGGCGACGAACATTTTCTCGCCGTCGAACGGGCGCCCAATTGTCACGCCCAGCCAGGACATCGTTCTTGGCATCTCGTACATGACGAAGCTGCGCAAGGGCGCGAAAGGCGGCTGGCAAGCGGAGTGGACGAAGGACGGCAAGATTCTTCAGCCGGGCCGCGTATACCGCGACACGGCTTCGGTCGTGCTGGCGCACGAAATGGGCGAGGCCGATCTGCACGCGGGCGTCAAAGTGCACTACGAGGGCGAGATCATCGACACGACGGTCGGCCGCGTGCTGTTGAAGGAGGCGCTTCCACCGGAGATTTCGCTGAAGGACGTGAACCGCGAACTCGACAAGGGATCGATCGGTGACGTCATCGCGAACGCCTACGCGAAACTTGGCCACAGCAAGACCGTCGAGCTGCTCGATGCGCTCAAACGCGTCGGGTTTAAGCACGCAACACTCGCGGGCATCTCGATCGGCGTTGTGGACATGCTCGTGCCGGAGGAAAAGAAGACGCTCATCGACACCGCGAAGGCCGAAGTCGGCCGCATCGACGAGATGTATCAGAACGGTCTCATCACCGAAGGCGAACGCTACAACAAAGTCATCGACCAGTGGACGACGACGACCGAAGCGGTATCCGCCGCGATGATGAAATCGATGTCCGACAACGATCAGGGCTTCACGGGCATTTATCTGATGTTGACGTCCGGCGCGCGCGGAACGAAGCAGCAGATTCGCCAGCTTGCGGCGATGCGCGGGCTGATGGCGAAGCCGAGCGGCGACATCATCGAGTCGCCGATCACGTCGAACTTCCGCGAAGGCCTCACCGTGCTCGAATACTTTATCTCGTCGCACGGCGCCCGCAAGGGTCTCGCCGACACCGCGCTCAAGACCGCGGATGCGGGATATCTCACGCGCCGTCTTGTGGACGTGGCACAGGACGTCGTCATCGAGGAACAGGACTGCGGAACGCTGAACGGCATCTGGGTCGAATCGTTGATGGACGGCACTGAGTCGATTCAGCCACTCGAGGAACGCATCGTTGGCCGGCACGCACTGGACGACATCCTTGTCCCGGGCGAAACCGAACCGATCGTCCGCGCGAGCGAAGAGATTACGGAAGAGAAAGCCAACGCGATCGTCGGGAAGGGCTTGCCGGGCGTCAAGATTCGCTCGGTGCTCACGTGTCAGTCGAAGCGCGGCGTGTGCCAGTTCTGTTACGGCACGAACCTCGCGACGAACAAGCTCGTCGAGTTGGGCGAAGCGGTGGGCATCATTGCCGCGCAGTCCATCGGCGAACCGGGTACGCAGCTCACCATGCGCACGTTCCACATCGGCGGCGCGGCGAGCCGACAAGTTGAAGCGAGTGAAATCAAGGCGATCGATTCCGGCGCCTTGCAGTACCGCAACGTGCGCACGGCCGAGAACCGCGAAGGCAAACTCGTCGCGGTGAACCGCGGCGGCGAAATGGCTGTGCTCGACCCGGAAGAGAAAGAACTGCAGCGGTGGGGCGTGCCGCCCGGCGCGCACCTGCTCGTCGAAGACGGGCAGAAAGTGCGCAAGGGCCAGACCATCTTCACGTGGGACCCGTACAACGTCGCGATCGTCGCCGAGGCGAGCGGCGTGGTCCACCTCGAGGGCATGGTCGAAGGCGTCACCGTGCGCAAGGACATCAACCCCGACACGGGTATCGAAGAGCGTGTTGTCACCGAGCACAAACAGGACCTGCACCCGCAGATCATTATTCTCGGTAAGCAGGGCGAAGTGCTTGCGTACGCGACGGTGCCCGCGCAGACGCACGTGATGGTGGCGAACGGCGACAAGGTGCTCGCGGGCGACCTGCTTGCGAAGACGCCGCGCCAGTTCAGCAAGACGAAAGACATTACCGGCGGTCTGCCGCGCGTCGCAGAACTGTTCGAGGCGCGCATGCCGAAAGACCCGGCGGTTATCAGCCACATCGATGGCGTTGTCGAACTGGGCGGCGCGACGAAGGGCATGCGCAAGGTCAAGGTCGTTCCCCCGATCGGTAAGGAACGCGAGTACACGATTCCGCCCGGCAAGCACCTCAACGTTCAGGCGGGCGACCGCGTGTACGCGGGCCAGCGCCTGACGGACGGTCCGGTCATCCCGAACGACATTCTCGAAGTGCAGGGCGAAGACGCGTTGCGCAAGTATCTGCTGGACGAAATTCAGCAGGTGTACCGCCTGCAAGGCGTGCGCACGAACGACAAACACATCGAGGTGATCATCCGGCAGATGCTGCGCAAGGTCCGCATCAAGGACGATCCGGGCGACACACCGTTCCTCGCCGCCGAGGAAGTGGACAAGATTCGCTTCCAGGACACGAACGAACAGACGCGCCAAAAGGGCGGACGACCAGCCGAAGCCGAGCCTATCCTGCAGGGAATCACCAAGGCCGCGCTGAGCACGGAAAGTTTCATCGCCGCCGCGTCGTTCCAGCAGACCACGCGCGTCCTGACGGATGCGGCGTTGTCCGGCAAGCGCGACTTCCTGCGCGGGTTGAAGGAAAACGTCATCATCGGCCACCTGATCCCGGCGGGCACGGGCAGCCGCCACTACCAGAACACCCACGTGGAACTGGTGGAAGACCAGGTGCAGGACTTCGCCGAGGACCTCGAGGTGGGTCCCGCGACGGAGACGTTGGAAGACTTATTGTCGTAG